Proteins co-encoded in one Arachis hypogaea cultivar Tifrunner chromosome 13, arahy.Tifrunner.gnm2.J5K5, whole genome shotgun sequence genomic window:
- the LOC112738390 gene encoding E3 ubiquitin-protein ligase ATL4-like translates to MAPTLFSFITLCPGRREKLTFVVRSNQIRATMASDTVLPSMPLTVVGYVTSATPTKHTHSQHHRRAFLITVTVIAIAVTVFFALYFLLRDLSHYFRRQAHPISVRTSSAVFPSGARSRVSPEIAAPSTVDSLPLFTFSSVTRRSSSVVDGGGGDCAICLSRFEQRDLLRLLPLCCHAFHAECIDVWLRTNLTCPLCRSAVFFSESDVGKILRSSSSAVGDSFRLEIGSISLRGTTSSAAEESRMRTYSVGEFDYLVGEDAEISYSQARRRTDSGEKDDAEPVESSAPSLASEVGSRWSWKDYYDLVSASLTSTASFRSSGRFFTGSSRRNDVVAIGDDEREANRFREEISEVFRWLSMA, encoded by the coding sequence ATGGCACCAACATTATTTTCCTTTATCACTCTTTGTCCTGGGAGAAGAGAAAAACTCACATTCGTAGTCCGTAGCAACCAAATAAGAGCAACTATGGCTTCTGACACTGTTCTTCCTTCCATGCCTCTAACCGTTGTTGGATACGTCACTAGTGCCACTCCAACTAAACACACTCACTCGCAGCATCACCGCCGTGCCTTTCTCATAACGGTAACGGTCATCGCCATTGCGGTTACCGTCTTCTTCGCTCTCTACTTCCTCCTCCGTGACCTCAGCCATTACTTCCGCCGTCAAGCTCATCCAATTAGCGTACGCACATCATCTGCGGTCTTCCCCTCCGGTGCTCGCAGCCGAGTATCACCAGAGATCGCTGCGCCTTCCACCGTTGACTCCCTCCCGCTGTTTACGTTCTCTTCTGTTACACGCCGCTCTTCCTCCGTCGTAGACGGTGGTGGAGGAGATTGCGCCATTTGCCTCTCCAGATTCGAGCAACGCGACCTTCTTCGTCTCCTTCCTCTCTGCTGCCACGCGTTCCATGCCGAATGCATTGACGTCTGGCTCCGAACGAATCTCACCTGTCCGCTCTGCCGATCCGCAGTGTTTTTTTCGGAATCCGACGTCGGGAAGATTCTCCGGTCATCGTCCTCCGCCGTCGGCGACAGCTTCCGCCTCGAGATAGGTAGCATCAGTCTCCGTGGAACCACGTCATCCGCCGCCGAAGAATCGCGCATGAGGACATATTCGGTTGGCGAGTTCGATTACCTCGTTGGCGAGGACGCTGAGATTTCTTACAGTCAGGCTCGCCGGAGAACCGATTCCGGCGAGAAAGATGATGCTGAGCCGGTGGAATCATCGGCGCCGAGCTTGGCCAGCGAGGTAGGCAGCAGATGGAGCTGGAAGGATTATTATGATTTGGTTTCAGCTTCGTTAACGTCAACGGCGTCTTTTCGAAGCTCCGGAAGGTTCTTCACTGGGAGTAGCAGGCGAAACGACGTCGTTGCAATTGGTGATGATGAAAGGGAAGCCAACCGTTTTAGGGAAGAAATCAGCGAAGTCTTTCGATGGCTTTCAATGGCATAA